The Chryseobacterium sp. G0186 genome includes the window TATTTTTGCTCAGGTGGTGGCATACCATCAGCATATCTAAATGCTCATCGATTGTATTGATGGTGTAAGGGCGTGTAGGGTTTGTAGAAGCAGGCAATACATTAGGATACATGGCAGCCTTAATGATATCCGGTGCGTGGCCTCCTCCTGCACCCTCTGTATGGAATGTGTGAATCACTCTTCCATTAATGGCTCTCATGGTATCTTCCAGGAAGCCCCCTTCATTTAGGGTATCGGTATGGATGGCTACCTGAACGTCATATTTATCAGCTACTTTTAAGGCTGCATCAATGGTTGCAGGTGTAGCTCCCCAGTCTTCGTGAATTTTTACCCCTAAAGCTCCTGCTTCTACCTGTTCTTCGATAGGTTCTTCTGCTGAGCAGTTTCCCTTTCCGAAGAAACCAAGGTTCATAGGATATTCTTCTGCTGCTTCAAGCATTTTCTGCATGTTGAATTTACCAGGCGTAACTGTTGTAGCATTGGTTCCGTCATTAGGACCTGTTCCTCCTCCAATCATCGTGGTAATTCCGCTGTACAGAGATGTTTCAATCTGTTGTGGGCAGATGTAATGAATGTGGGTATCTATACCTCCGGCAGTTACGATGTATCCTTTTCCCCCGTGAACTTCAGTTGAAGCTCCAATAATCATATTAGGAGTTACCCCATCCATCGTATCAGGATTACCCGCTTTTCCGATCCCTACGATCTTACCATCTTTAATTCCGATATCTCCTTTTACAATTCCCCAGTAATCTATGATTACAGCTCCTGTGATGCAAAGATCTAAAACTCCCTCGTCTCTTTTTGCGGTCACATTCTGCCCCATCCCGTCACGTACGGTTTTCCCACCTCCGAAAACGGCTTCATCTCCGTAATGGGTAAAATCTTTTTCGATTTCGATGATAAT containing:
- the ureC gene encoding urease subunit alpha, which translates into the protein MSLHVDRKQYANILGPTAGDKIRLGDTEIIIEIEKDFTHYGDEAVFGGGKTVRDGMGQNVTAKRDEGVLDLCITGAVIIDYWGIVKGDIGIKDGKIVGIGKAGNPDTMDGVTPNMIIGASTEVHGGKGYIVTAGGIDTHIHYICPQQIETSLYSGITTMIGGGTGPNDGTNATTVTPGKFNMQKMLEAAEEYPMNLGFFGKGNCSAEEPIEEQVEAGALGVKIHEDWGATPATIDAALKVADKYDVQVAIHTDTLNEGGFLEDTMRAINGRVIHTFHTEGAGGGHAPDIIKAAMYPNVLPASTNPTRPYTINTIDEHLDMLMVCHHLSKNIPEDVAFADSRIRPETIAAEDILHDMGVFSIMSSDSQAMGRPGEVITRTWQTASKMKEQRGDLAEDKDSGNDNYRAKRYVAKYTINPAIAHGISEYVGSLEEGKLADLVIWKPALFGVKPEMIVKGGFVIAAKMGDPNASIPTPQPIIYRNMFGAHGKAKFGICANFVSQISIDNGTIASYKLEKMILPVKNCRNISKADLIHNDKTPLIEVNPENYKVTVDGEYITCEPAEKLPLTQLYYLF